CGCAGCGCGTTTCAGCGCCGCTTGATAGATCAGCCGATGATGCGCGCGGTTCTGGCGGATCTTGCGCTTGATTTCGAGGGCGCGGCGGCGCTGGCGTTTCGATTGGCGCGGGCGTTTGATGGCGCGAGCGAGGGGGATCGCGCGTTTTCGCGGATCGGCGTGGCCTTGGCGAAATTCCTTGGCAACAAGCTCTGCCCGAATGTGGTTTACGAGGCGATGGAGTGCCTTGGCGGGGTTGGGTACACCGACGACACGCCGCTGCCGATGCTGTTCCGCGAGACGCCGCTGAATTCGATCTGGGAGGGATCGGGCAACGTGATCTGTCTTGACGTGTTGCGCGCCCTGGCCCGGGATGAAGCGGCGGGCGAGGCGTTGCGCACCGAGTTGGTCGAGGCAACCGGGGTCAGCCGGGCGTTTGACGCGGCGCTGGTGGCAAATGAGGCGCGCTGGCCGCGTTTGCCCGAAGAGGGCGAGGCGCGTTGGTTCGTCGAGAGCCTTGCGACCTTGTTGACGGCATCGGTTTTGTTGCGCTTTGCGCCGGCTGCGGTGGGTGAGGCCTATGCCGAGACGCGCCTGCAACGGGGCGGGCGCGGCCGGGTCTACGGCGCGGTGTCGGGTGTGGACACGGGCGCGATTCTGGAAAGGCTGGGATGATGTTTCAGACCTATGGCGATTACGCGGCGCGGGCGCGCGACGGCTTTGCGCGGCAGGCGGCGATGCGCTCGATGGGCATCACGCTTGATGATGTCGCGCCGGGAGAGATGTGGCTGTCGCTGCCGTTTAACCCCGATTTCACCCAACAGCATGGGTTTTTGCACGCAGGCGTGATCACCACGGCGCTGGATACGGCGGCAGGGTTTGCGGCGCTGACGCTGATGCCCGAGGACGCCGGGGTGCTGACGGCAGAGTTGAAAACCTCGCTTATGGCACCGGCGCGGGGGCAGATGTTTACCATTC
This genomic window from Rhodobacteraceae bacterium D3-12 contains:
- a CDS encoding PaaI family thioesterase — its product is MFQTYGDYAARARDGFARQAAMRSMGITLDDVAPGEMWLSLPFNPDFTQQHGFLHAGVITTALDTAAGFAALTLMPEDAGVLTAELKTSLMAPARGQMFTIHGRVVKPGRTLMFTEAVARAIDGENTREIARLSATMVVVQGRTDVKG